One window from the genome of Pseudoliparis swirei isolate HS2019 ecotype Mariana Trench chromosome 24, NWPU_hadal_v1, whole genome shotgun sequence encodes:
- the smim18 gene encoding small integral membrane protein 18: MANSTTAIHPSNPPWHPEAVLVPRLSLQVHEVYPFHDGWNVACFVILLLFILTVVSLAALAVLYELLDCGCCAKGKTHHQLEEEGPGGCGKLMTSICKEPESRTEVV; this comes from the coding sequence ATGGCCAACAGCACTACCGCCATACACCCAAGCAACCCCCCATGGCACCCGGAGGCCGTCCTTGTACCCCGGCTCTCCCTGCAGGTCCATGAGGTCTACCCGTTCCACGACGGCTGGAACGTGGCCTGCTTCGTCATTctgctgctcttcatcctcaccGTGGTGTCTCTGGCGGCCCTGGCCGTGCTCTACGAGCTGCTGGACTGCGGGTGCTGTGCCAAAGGGAAGACACACCACCAgctagaggaggaggggccggGAGGCTGCGGCAAGCTCATGACCAGCATTTGCAAGGAGCCAGAGTCACGCACCGAAGTGGTGTAG
- the gtf2e2 gene encoding transcription initiation factor IIE subunit beta produces MDPALLRERELFKKRALSTPAVEKRQVPSDSHKKKKAKLEKESSSGSKHGAESSNGNINIKTSSGYKFGCLAKIVNYMKTRHQNGDTHCLTLEEILDETKLLDISMKQKQWLMTEALVNNPKIFVRDGTYGFKPKYNLKDKKALLRLLDKHDQLGLGGVLLDDVEEGLPNSAKAIKALGDQIIFVTRPDKKKILFYNDKHCQFSVDEEFQKLWRSVPVDSIDDEKIDEYLKKQGISSMQETGPKKVLQIKRKKQGGQRKRHFKTHNNHLAGVLEDYSEGVPVKK; encoded by the exons ATGGATCCAGCTCTactgagggagagggagctgttCAAGAAAAGAGCTCTCTCCACTCCGGCGGTAGAGAAGAGGCAGGTCCCCTCTGACtcccacaagaagaagaaggctaaaCTGGAAAAGGAGAGCTCCTCTGGGTCCAAACATGGTGCTG AGTCTAGCAATGGCAACATTAACATCAAGACGAGCTCTGGGTACAAGTTTGGCTGCCTCGCCAAGATAGTCAATTACATGAag aCGAGGCATCAGAATGGTGATACACACTGCCTGACCCTGGAGGAGATCCTGGACGAGACCAAGCTTCTCGACATCAGCATGAAACAGAAACAGTGGCTCATGACTGAG GCTTTGGTCAACAACCCGAAAATCTTCGTCCGGGATGGGACGTACGGCTTCAAGCCAAAGTACAACCTGAAGGACAAGAAGGCCCTGCTGAGGCTGCTGGACAAACACGACCAGCTGGGCCTGGGAGGAGTGCTGCTGGACGACGTGGAGGAGGGGCTGCCCAACTCGGCCAAGGCCATCAAG GCTTTGGGGGACCAGATCATCTTCGTGACGAGACCCGATAAGAAGAAGATCCTCTTCTACAACGACAAGCACTGCCAGTTTAGCGTCGACGAAG AATTCCAAAAATTGTGGAGAAGTGTTCCAGTTGATTCCATAGATGATGAGAAGATTGACGAGTACCTGAAGAAACAAGGCATCTCCTCCATGCAAGAGACCGGACCAAAGAAAGTG TTACAAATTAAGAGAAAGAAGCAAGGTGGGCAGAGGAAGAGACACTTCAAGACCCACAACAACCACTTGGCTGGCGTTCTGGAGGACTATTCGGAGGGCGTTCCCGTTAAGAAGTGA